DNA from Intestinimonas massiliensis (ex Afouda et al. 2020):
TCACCTGGTCCTCTCTCACCGGCCTGGGCGAGCTGCTCAAGACTGGGTGCACCACCTGCTTTGACCACCACTATGTCTTTCCCCAAAGCGGCGGCGACCTGATCGCCGCTCAGTTCCGGGCGGCCGCCCGGCTGGGTATCCGTCTGGTGGCCTCCCGGGGGTCCATGGATCTGTCCCAAAAGGACGGCGGCCTGCCCCCGGATTCGGTGGTTCAGACCATCGACGAGATTCTGGCCGACTCCGAGCGGCTGGTGCGGGTGTGGCACGACCCTGCGCCCTATTCCATGCGCCAGGTGGTGCTGGCCCCCTGCTCCCCCTTCTCGGTCTCCGGCGACCTGCTGCGGGAGTCCGCCGATCTGGCCCGTTCCCTGGGGGTGCGGCTGCACACCCACGTGGCCGAGACCCGGGACGAGGAGCAGTTCACCCTGGAAAAGTACGGCCTGCGGCCCCTGGCCTATCTGCACTCCCTGGGCTGGACCGGCCCCGACGTCTGGTACGCCCACGGCATCTGGTTCAACGACGCCGAACTGCGCCTGCTGGCCGACACCGGTACCGGCGTGGCCCACTGCCCCGCCTCCAACATGAAGCTGGCCTCCGGGGTATGCCGGGTGCCGGAGATGCGCAAGCTGGGGGTCCCGGTGGGCCTGGCTGTGGACGGCGCCGCCTCCAACGACGGCTCCAGCCTGCTGGAGGAGATGCGGGTATGCTATCTGCTCCACCGCCTCCACTCCAGCGCCGCCGCCCCTACCGGCTACGACGTGCTGAAGATGGCCACCCGTGGCTCCGCCCGGCTGCTGGGCCGGGACGACCTGGGCCAGCTCGCCCCCGGCAAAGCCGCCGACTTCTTCCTCGTCAACCTGGAACGGCTGGGACTGGTGGGCGCCCAGTTCGATCCCATGTCCATGCTGGGCACCGTGGGCTTTCCGGGCAGCGTGGACTACACCGTAGTGGGCGGCGTCCCCGTGGTCCAACAGGGTGAGCTGACCACCATGGACGAGACCGAGCTGGTGCTCAAAGCCAATCAGGTGGTCCGCCGGTACTTGGGCCGATAACGGTATCATTGGGAAAAAAGCGTGACCTTTTCGCCGAAAAGGTCACGCTTTTTGTGTAAGTTCCTGCTTGCAATTGCCGTGTCCTATAGTACAATAAATAGATATTGTAAAAAAATCTTGCGGAGGATCGAGGAACGGCATGGAAGAAATCAAGGAATCACAGCCTGTCAGCCCGCTTTTCACCGGCGGCGAGCTCAAGCGGCTCATCATCCCCCTGGTCATCGAGCAGCTTTTGCTGATGACCGTCGGCATGGCCGACACCGTCATGGTCACCACCGCCGGAGAGGCCGCCGTCTCCGGTATATCCCTGGTGGATAGCATCAACCTGCTGCTGATCCAGGTCTTTGCCGCCCTGGGCACCGGCGGCGCGGTGGTGGTGTCCCAATATCTGGGCCGCAGGGATCTGGACCGGGCCTGCTCCGCCGCTAAGCAGCTTTTGTACGTCATCACCGCCGTCTCGCTCACGCTGATGGCCCTGGCCCTGCTCTTCCGGCAGTCTATTCTGGCCTTCCTCTTCGGCAACATCGAGCCGGACGTGATGGAAAACGCCCTGGTCTATTTCCTGCTCACCGCCCTGGCCTATCCCTTCATGTCCATCTACAACGTGGGAGCCGCGCTGTTCCGCTCCATGGGCAACAGCAAGGTGTCCATGTTCAACTCCCTTCTGGTAAACATGGTCAATATTGCAGTCAATGCGATCCTCATTTACGGCTTCGACATGGGGGCTGCGGGGGCAGGCATCGGTACTCTGGCCTCCCGGGTGGTGGCCGCCGTCATCTTCATGGCCATGATCCGTAACCCGGCCCACCCCGTCCACATTGAAGGTGTGCTCCACTTCGAATTCCACTGGGATACCGTGAAACGCATTCTGGGCATCAGCATCCCCAATGGCCTGGAAAACGGCATGTTCCAGATCGGCAAGCTGCTGGTCCTCAGTCTGATCACCTCCTTCGGCACCGCCGCCACCGCCGCCAACGCCATCGCCAACTCTGTGGCCAGCGTGGTCAACGTGCCCGGCTCCGCCATCTCCCTATCTCTTATCACC
Protein-coding regions in this window:
- a CDS encoding MATE family efflux transporter, with protein sequence MEEIKESQPVSPLFTGGELKRLIIPLVIEQLLLMTVGMADTVMVTTAGEAAVSGISLVDSINLLLIQVFAALGTGGAVVVSQYLGRRDLDRACSAAKQLLYVITAVSLTLMALALLFRQSILAFLFGNIEPDVMENALVYFLLTALAYPFMSIYNVGAALFRSMGNSKVSMFNSLLVNMVNIAVNAILIYGFDMGAAGAGIGTLASRVVAAVIFMAMIRNPAHPVHIEGVLHFEFHWDTVKRILGISIPNGLENGMFQIGKLLVLSLITSFGTAATAANAIANSVASVVNVPGSAISLSLITVVGQCMGADDSRQAVAYTRKLMLAVYVSMGTLSALLFCFAGPLVALFHIGAAASVMAAEVLRWCAVFSATVWPLSFTLPNALRAAGDAKFTMVVSMLSMWIFRIGFSYLLAQFMDWGLLGVWVAMFIDWIVRALVFLIRFLRGRWKAKRVI
- a CDS encoding 8-oxoguanine deaminase, giving the protein MSTLLVKNARYIVSCDDQDTLYERVHLFVEDGVISSIGPQLRQADQVIDAAHMVVYPGLINTHHHLYQIFSRNLPEVQRMELFPWLVTLYEVWKNLDEEVVTWSSLTGLGELLKTGCTTCFDHHYVFPQSGGDLIAAQFRAAARLGIRLVASRGSMDLSQKDGGLPPDSVVQTIDEILADSERLVRVWHDPAPYSMRQVVLAPCSPFSVSGDLLRESADLARSLGVRLHTHVAETRDEEQFTLEKYGLRPLAYLHSLGWTGPDVWYAHGIWFNDAELRLLADTGTGVAHCPASNMKLASGVCRVPEMRKLGVPVGLAVDGAASNDGSSLLEEMRVCYLLHRLHSSAAAPTGYDVLKMATRGSARLLGRDDLGQLAPGKAADFFLVNLERLGLVGAQFDPMSMLGTVGFPGSVDYTVVGGVPVVQQGELTTMDETELVLKANQVVRRYLGR